TTAAACATAAGTCATCAGATGACCTGTTTAATGCGGAGGGGTAAAAAATGAAAGTATCCATATTTGCAACGTGCCTTGTCGACATGTTTCAAACAGAAGTAGGAAGAGCAACAGTGGAGCTTTTAGAAAGATTAGGATGTGAACTTGATTTCCCGACTACGCAATTGTGTTGTGGGCAGCCTGCTTATAATAGCGGATACGTCAAGGAAGCGCGAGAAGCAATGAAAAATATGATTCGGACATTTGAGCATGCCCAGTATGTTGTTACACCATCAGGATCTTGTGCAACGATGTTTCGCGACTATCCTCACGTTTTTAAAAATGACAGCGAGTGGTGTGAAAAAGCTGAGAGCTTAGCAGCTAAAACGTATGAGCTTACTCAGTTTATTGTTGAAGTATTAGGAGTCGAGGATGTAGGAGCAAAGCTACAAGGAAAAGCGACTTACCATACCTCTTGTCACATGACTCGGCTTTTAAAAGTTGGAGACGCCCCGTTTAAGCTTTTACAGCATGTAGAAGGTCTAGAAGTTAAACCGCTCGTTAATTCACACAACTGCTGTGGTTTCGGTGGAACATTTGCAGTGAAAATGGGAGATATCTCTGAAAGAATGGTAGATGAAAAAGTCAACCATATTGACGAGACAGAAGTAGATTATTTAATTGGTGGAGACTGTGGCTGTTTGATGAACATTGGCGGAAGGATAGAACGGAGAGGAAAGGAAATCAAAGTGCTTCACATTGCAGAAGTGCTGAATAGTCATTAGAAGGAGGTAGAACATATGGGGATGAAAATTGGAGAAAAGCAGTTTAAAGAACGTGTTGGTGATGGTCTTCAAGATGATTTTATGCGTTC
The sequence above is a segment of the Priestia filamentosa genome. Coding sequences within it:
- a CDS encoding (Fe-S)-binding protein, with protein sequence MKVSIFATCLVDMFQTEVGRATVELLERLGCELDFPTTQLCCGQPAYNSGYVKEAREAMKNMIRTFEHAQYVVTPSGSCATMFRDYPHVFKNDSEWCEKAESLAAKTYELTQFIVEVLGVEDVGAKLQGKATYHTSCHMTRLLKVGDAPFKLLQHVEGLEVKPLVNSHNCCGFGGTFAVKMGDISERMVDEKVNHIDETEVDYLIGGDCGCLMNIGGRIERRGKEIKVLHIAEVLNSH